The sequence below is a genomic window from Chaetodon trifascialis isolate fChaTrf1 chromosome 18, fChaTrf1.hap1, whole genome shotgun sequence.
CTTCCTTGCTACACCGCTCCACACAGCTGGCCACACCTTTCAGTGGCTCcgccagctcctcctctgacccCGCCCACTGGATATAGGTGGGCCGGTACTGCTTCAGCTCATCCAGATACTCTGGAAGCACAGAGGACATATTTAAAGGATTCAGCAGTGAACTTGCTGAACTATTTGTGACGTGTTTATCTAGTATCCTCATCCTGGGGTTGGTAACGTCAGAGAAACCCGCAAAAGTGGATGGATTTTTAAAGTATCCCACCAAAAAAACCCATTCCATCTTTTCAGGCCTCCCTCCAAAGCCACTCccccaaaacacatgaatggCCGTTGCCTGCTGCTCTTTATGGGGTctatgctgctgctggagagcaaGTCCACGAGAGCGTGGTGGGGAGAACAATAGAGATGAGGTCTATAGAACAAACAACATAGCTGTCAAAAAGTACCTAACAGTCGGAATCAGCTGCCTGGCCCTGCAGttactgctcactgctgtggCCGTGCGCTTTGTGTTACTGAGTTAGCCGtctgtcattgtcattgtcataacattgaaaacattgttttcttCTTAGAAAGTAAGCTTCTCACAAAGGTTTTGCTAATACTTCCATTTCCCAAtttcgtttttttttctctactttCCTCAGCTGACCTGTATTGACAGGAGGTCCCTGTCTTAGTCAAACACGACAAACTACTATCAGAATGGAAAAGTAGGGATTGGTTGTTTGGTGAAGAATTTAGGGAAATACCGTCcttgaaatgaaaatcaaaaactGACAATAATTTACTTAAAGACATTTTAGATATCAGTAAATGTCAAACTtgtttttaacttgtttttaaCTTGTTTTCATCGAGTCTTTTGTTTCATGGTACAAAGTTGTCACTCTTTCTTTCAACATTCAGCCTTGCTTGGTTTCTATGGATACAGCACAGTATTTCACTgagtttttatgaatctttgcagaCCATTTTTCTGTAGGTGGcctctcagtgtgtctgctAGAGTACCTCTCTGTTCCTTGATGATCCTCTGGGTGACTTTATCCACACAGCAGATCTTGCTGCTGAAGTCCTCCACATACTCCTGCATCAGAGTGAACTCCTCCGGCCGGTTCCTCAGGCCTCGTACCGAGTTGGCTACCGCCCTCACCGTCTCCCCCATCCTGCTCAGGAAGCCTGGACCCTGTTTCCTGTGAGACAATAGGTCCTGCCGGAGTCACAGACCAGGGCTTTAATAGCGTTCTGTCAGAGCTGATCCAGCTCCTATAAGGTTCATACTTCTCTGAATGCATACACAACATTGCTTCTACAAACCATAAAGAAGATGAATGCTTTGgggaataaaactgaaaaaaattgTGATGAGCTGCAACTATTTGGCTCCATGAAATCAAATGGCTAATACCTGCAGCTTAGTGGAAAACTTCTCAAAAGTCCAGCAGGCTTGATTTAACATTATAAGCATGACATGAATACTGCAGCTCAACATTCTGGAAGATTCACTTTTTCTGAGAGTGAGATTGAGAAGATCATGTCATGCCCCTGTGTTAAGTACAGAGCTGGAGGACATGCTCAGTTTAGCATCAGGACTGAGAGCAGCTAGTCTGGCTTCTTGGGCATTAAGGAGCCGCAGTGTTTATTGACCATTCTTCTTCACTCTCCCTcactatgcacacacactacgCACTGCCCACGTCCCTCAAGGAGCCATGTCActctcaaaaaaaaagaaaaaaggctacATTGAGGTAAGGCAAGGAAAGCCTGGGTGAGTAGGTGGGGATGTGCTGAGAATGGGCTCACACatgtaaaaatagaaatagTAATAGCATGTACCTGTGCGGTGAGGAAGACTTTGAAGTACTGGTTGTAGGACAGTATGGGATGCTCAGAGACCTTGTTGAGGAAGCGATGCAGAGCCTTCCTCCTGGTCTCGATGAAGTCATCGTTGAAACGTTCCACCATGCCTTTCATCACAAACTTCTCCGGCAGTGGCTGAGGACACAGCAAGACACGAATTCAGGCTTTGCATATGTAAGGAAGATCTCGAAAAAAAGAGGattatattttcattgtttttttaacctgaTGCTTAAAAAAAAGTTCCTTTGAAACGGTTAGCAGAGTGCTAAATTTACTTCTGCATAGTTACCTGTAGAAACAAGAAGCTAGTCATTAATATATCTGGGCGACCTGCCTAagtaatgtgtatgtgtgtgaaacactgcaggTGGTTTTCCTACTGGGTTTGGCTTCTGGCACCCAGGGGCTGAGTCAGCTAACAGCACTGATAGCTGCATGGCAAACTGAGCTAACTGGCTAATGGTAGCTACATTTAGCAGCAGTTAACAGTTACTTTAGCAACACTGCTGTGCCACCAGCTGGAGTATAGGAGATGTATAGCACGAGAGGGTGACAAAACCTGTTCTTTCATGTCTCTCCACAAGCGCCACATGCTACGAATCATGCATAGACAGCAGCCACATTAAGAGAAAAAGTCCTGCTTACAGTAACAAGCAGTCCAACAGGTACCAAAACTACCCAAACATACTAATggtgcatttccattacacagttccagctctactcgactcggttctactctactctacttggtttggttgagtttccattacaattgagtacttcatagtacctcctcaacgtaggcggggtcgtcataccacggctgcgcgaaactgccatcATGTCAATTTGTatgcgacgcaaacagagccgacaaacaatggaggacatcgaggcgatgttgtatttgctgctcggtttgtggctttttgtcacacacaaagcaagagaagaaaccgagcagccatttccctcgagtgagaataaagaataaagtcagcggttgctgttgcccggcgttacagTGGAGAGGGCagtttttccggtgttggacgtcgcagaccagtgacgacactctccggccaatcattggctgacaggctgttgacgtcacacatatagtatcacttctactcgcttggaacctcgccagagcaggtactaaaaatagtatcgggtagcaggtactatccctaatggaaacacaaaacaaccaggtagagtcgagtcgagccacgctagtggaaatgtggcataaatGACCACCAACAatacactgcaaacaggaaatgtatctaatttgacttttttgatggaaacagcaactttctctgctgctctgtgtatCTGGCTTGCAGTACATGGGTTCACCACACTAGTGTGACAGCATCACTTCTACACTCGACAAACTACTCCTCTGCCATTAGGATGAGTAGTACAACCTGCCAGTTGTCTCTGCTGTGAGTGACTGTAAATCACATGTCTACTACTGTCTGTATCAGTTCATGTAGCAAAAATATCTTTATTCCCATCTGATTGTACTACAAGATGTTAGAAATTGTTTAATCTGCTTTAATTTCtgcatgaaattatttttgacTGTCATGTATACTCCTCATACATCGGAGGATATGTAAAGTTGCTCTTAAATATTGTTGTTAAAAAGGagaaacatgtaaacaaataaCATGAAACAATAGCCATGGAGTCCAgaatccctttttttttttttttttttttttcaaagagaGGATTGTGCACACAGTGGGGGAGATCcagatgaaaataaagtttcttTGAAAtcaaaaaatgagaaatttgttgacaaaaatctgaaaaactcCCATTGGTCCATTAGCATACACTTTTGAGACAGCCCTTAAGTTCACATCATTAATTCCTATCCTCTATGAAATCGCACACAGCTTTATTCTGCACTGCGCAGCTAATTTCAAAACTGATCAACACTTAATGAGGGCGAGTGTCTCTGAATgtaaatttgatcattttaaaccTAAGTACACCTCCATGTTTTTAGCTTGTAGCCCATTTGTTTACATTACGGCACATCTGTGTCATGAAGTCACTCTGCTTTTGCTATCAGCATATTCTGTTCATACTGTACAGACAAAAAGACTCAGTTGAAGCCaggtatatacagtatatggacTGTGTTTATAGGTATGTATGATTATGAGAGAGGTTGCAttatgtgtacatgtatgatTAATGTACTTGTAATCACTTGTATGCATTCCTATAACCTGTCTTAGTAACTGTTTAAGTTTCCGGTGTCTACAAGTTGATTCTCATACcatatggaaatgaatgaaaaaacaaaggaatCCAGAATGGTAAGAAGAATACCTGAATAAATCTAAAACCCCACAGTGTTTTGGAAAATTGCTGGCAGTCATGTTGTACTTGTGGTAAAACGTTCAAAAACTGGCATGGTCCAAGTGGACTCTGCAGCAGCCCACAGATGTATTTAGCAGATGATGATGTGTGCTGATACATACGTGGACGATTAGTGTTGGGTGGTTTTCCTCCAGTCTACTTCGGAGCCACAGGAAGTCCTGGTAGCGCCGGCGTACCTCATACTCACTGGAGTCAAACTCACTCCGCGTGGTCTGGAGGGAGAAGTTACAGATCAATACCAAGACACCATGAAGCTTCATCCCTGGTAGCTCAGAGTGTTACCATCTACACCTGGTAGTGTCCAGACCTGAGCCCACATTAATCAAGTATCCCAGAATCTGTCCTAGGAGAAGTTAATCTACTGTAGGACTGAAACAATCCTACCTCAGTTAGACAGAGAGTTAATCACGAAGGTTAGTTGGTTTATATGATGTTTTACCTCTAACACCAGCAATGGTCAATGGTGGTGTCCTTCATTATCATTAGTGAtgagaaaacatcacatttaaagGCATGTGTCCTAATCATAGCTCAgtagagagaagcagaggaagttAGGCCAAAGTGTGGTTCAAGAGTTTCTTTGTTAGCATTCAGCACTCAGGAGTGTAGACACAGGGGTGAAGAAATGCACGTGGCGAAGGTCTGACCTCCTTTCTGCAAATGTTCCGTCCCCCTTCTCCTCATTTCCATCACAGTTAGATTTTACAGTTAGGCCCTTTTGAAACAAGACCAGCTTTGTAAAGCTTTGCAGCTGGTTGCACTGCTTTCCTGTGCTGCTTTGTGCacagtgaagcagaaaaaacaaatctgttcTTCAACATGAGGTTTCAATCAGAAGATCTCCAACTAATGATTCAAATAATGTTTAAGGGGCAGTTCTATTAACTTATTTCAGTTACATATGCATAGGCATGATGCTAAATTTAATACGTCTTAAATTTTAATGATGATCATTAACAATCATCCATTTGTATTGTAGACTTTAAGTGAATATAAGTAACACATTTGTGTGGCTAAAGTGTGTAAATGTAAGTCTAaaaagcctaaaaaaaaaatctaatatttgATGCATCATTCTGAGAATTTTTGGCCAGTTGTCACTGATTTCCTACTCTGAGAGTCTTGATAAATATGGCCATTTTACCAAGCTGCATGTATTCAGACATGTACATCAGGACCTCCTCACCTTGGTCACGACTCTGTACATGATGAAAGTTTCGATGGCAGTGACATGGCTCTCTGGGTTATCAATGGTGATGAAGAGGTCTTTGGTGTTGGcatcctgctgctcctcctcatcctcgtcgAGTCTGTAGTTGTTGACCATGGAGGTGGGAGAGTTGGGCATGGGACTTTCATCTGCCAGAGATGTGTTCTAGACCAATGAGACGATGCCACTGTTAGGATGTGATGTTCGCAGCAAGCAAaacttctgtcacttttcatgtgaacaacAGAGTGCAACACCATGAATGTCATCGAATGGAGATCTCAACGTGTGCGCTGTTATCCCCATTTGTATAATTCATTGCACCTTTGTCCTCTCTATGACCGTGCTAAACACCAGCTGCTCTGACAATGCCTTGTACTGACAGAATACTGTTCAAATGATCAGAACCTAAAGAGGATGTTGTATGAGTATCTCCACTTATGGTTAAGAACTAGTTAGTCTCTGGTTAGCCTAAACATAATGCTCATAATCAGCTCTACACAGAGAGATTTGCAGGTTTTAAGTTCAGGGTAAAAAGAGTAATGATATCAGATCGGTACTCTGGTTCAAATCTGTTACGATCTGTTAGAGTGATTTGTAAATTCCAGTGACATTCTTTACCGTGTGCAATGACAGTTACAAATGGGCTTCAGCCCATTAATCATGTTAAAATGACATCATAATACGGTCTACTAGAGGTCAAAACCTTCTGGCTGCAAAATCGATGTTGACCACAATGACCAATAATTCAATTTCCGTCTGGCCGCCGTTGCCATATGCGGCCCACAAGACTGTTTGATCCGTCCCACAAGGCAGGTCACAAATAAGCaactcagaaatacaaaaaaattcTTAATaccaatttctttttttctgtgataaaataacattaaacagTGGACAAACACATCCTTCCCtgtggtccctgaatgcaacaggCATGTTGCGGTTACATTGATGTCAAATCAGTGCATCACAGTGACTGTCAAGAAAGCAGATGCAGAATGTTGTGCTTTTCAAAAGAAATGGACTTTTTGATTTGTTGATGTACAAGGCGTACCATGGTCATACAAAAGGCCAATCATTATAGCTCAAAACATGCTTAACTGGATTTGCACAGAGCCACTAGCTCCAGTCATAGAaaaattgttccaaagtgtcagtttctCTCAAACAATTAATGGAGATTGAGGGATAATGTGCATCAcagtgatttggccttcatggtggatatTACCAAGAAACTCTCAGAGCTGCActtcaagctccagccagcttctcagctctctgctttcaaatgcaaaataatttgaagtgaaattaaaattgcggcaagtgcaactggaaagacgTTAAACCGTGCATTTTCATTCTCTGCAGGAACAAAAgtctgctatgacatctgaatatgctgctgtgtgaaagagtgagaggtttcaggacatgcaaaagtaaacaaaacaaactcaacATGCACCGTTTGTGTTGTTTAATGTGAGAGGagctgatgtgtctgacaacctacaacacaaaatcaatgagctgcaaagcaaaaacaacCTCCTCTGCCTGAGTTCTACATTATAAACTGTATGTATATCATGAGGATTTCTCTAAACTGAGGAGTCCTGCACTGCAGTTTGCAGTGGCGAgcagcgaccttcttgctgtgaggcacgcgcactacctgttGCGCCTCTATGCTGCCCGGTTAGTGAGATATGTGTTCATTAATTTAGCTTGCTCCTCAAAGGATGttctaaaaatgtaaatggCCCTTTATGAGAAAAAGGTTTCCCATCcctaatttaaaaaaacagttcaaaattTATTCGCTTAagaaagttagatgagaagactgacacCACCCTCAGGTCTGTCCATTAAATCTATGACTATGACAAAATTCATCTACTAGAACCTCTTAAGCCCAGTGATTAAGAGGATTTATACTGTTTAATCCATTCAAAAACCCAAGTATAAAACTGACAGTTCTGCATTTTGTGGGGAGTTGTGTGCTGGACTGTTTCTTGGGATGATAACTTTCCATTCTTTCCACTGGTTGGCTTCTGGAGAAATAAAATCTGGAGCCAAGGAATACTGTAGTGAGCCCAAGTTTTCCTGGCCGTCTGCTGACATTTCAGGTCACTGTGCTAATCTGCTGTTACTTTTGGTAACAGGGTAATGAGGGTACTTTTGACTGTCATCATCTTCTTTGAATCCAGATCCACACAGTAGACTGAACAACCTTTTACACCATAAGCACAGTTTCTATCTGCACTAAATATATTTGTTCTTCCCCACTATTGctaacatttttattgtttctattttctttttattgaaatTTTTTTCTATGGATTggatttcatttttctgctgtctctctcacacttcAAATTTATTAAAACAATGTCCCTCCTGCCCCTTCCTGTGCAAAGTCTTTCAGGCAGTATACTGCACATTTGTCATGTGTTGATGACGCTTAAGGAAAAGGATGTAGTATTTCTTTTAAGCAACAAATCTCCCGCAAATGTAGACATGTAGACTAGTCACCTAAAAATAAGTCAGAGGCCTAAATAGAGACTTTGATCTTATTTGAGCTAATCATCCAGCCCCACAATATTGGTGTATATTTTGGCTGAGAAATAGCAACTTTATAGACAGAAATGGTAAAGATTTGCTTAAGGTCATTCAAAAATATATTACACTTCCATCCAAAATTTGCCTTTCATTGCATGGAAAGACACAACTGGACAACATTTTATGGAGCATATGATTATCATTCCAGAAGCCTGTGACTGCTCTGACTTTCAGAAGTTAGAATTTCCAATAGTGGTACACCCAGTTTATCTTTGACTACTAACTCTGGGAGCCATCTGGGGTTGTGGGCGCATTTTCAATTTGCTAACTGATCCAGATGGTGTGTGGGCTAAGAATTTGATAGAGCCTAAATATGATCAGTAAAAAATTGGACTGGATTAATCCCCAATTAGTCCATCCCCTCTCTTAAACACAGACAGTCCTGAGCATTCAGCGTGAGTGAAACCGTTGCCATTCTCTACTCTCTAACCCAGAGCAATTCACAGCAGTAAGGTCCTTCTGACCTTACTGCTTTTTTTATACATTAGTCATTATTTTGCAAAAACGATAAAGGAAATGCTGAATGAGAGGCTGCATTGAGTTACAGAAGCTAGTGGAGTAGAAGCTAGCCTGGGCATGACGTCATGACCTCAGCCCCATTCTCATATATACAAGCCCGATTCTgagcatcaaattcagaataagaatatatttacaaaaatcgatgaagttgatgaggtaacacacacatttacacatacaGAAAACCGCACTGGCTCCACGTTGCAAGTCACATCACAGGTCAAGACCCTTATGTCAGTTTACAAGGCAATGAAGCAAAGCTCCTTCATACCAATCCATGGCCAAACCCTTCACTCTGGTGCTACCATTCCACTTGTCTACACTTGCACAAGTGGTTGCCCTATCACTCCAAGGACCTTGTGAAATGAATTTGCCAGCACAATGCAGTCATGTTCATGATCTGACGCACCGTTTCAAACTACAAGTTGAGACCTCATGCTCAGGCTTAGTAGGGGTGGGCGGTATACCAGTTTCGTCACATTCACTGGTGTCACATTCTTGCAAGACTTGGATTTTTCAATACCGTCCTTAATGTAATAAATGTTTTAGCATCTATAAAAATAGTAGAGGGGTAGGCACATACTCAAAGAACTGGAGTTGTGGTGAGATGTGGAAGTGACATAATGAGCAACACATACcaatttctctgctgttggctGCCTGTTACTGCTCCTCAGATTTAGCCAACGCCGACCATTACTTTCgcctttaaaaacaaatgctgccaGCAACAGATTACATCAGATGTCACTAATGGAGTGACTTCAGTCAGCTGACGTCAGGCCAAATGGAAATGACCTCCACTCTGCAACATCTTTGTAAAATCAACAGTGTTTTTGCGGTTCCCACCACAAAGAGTCAGACCAGCTGATCACATCATGTCAGTTTGAGGAGTCATGTTGTCCCAGTGGAACTTTCCTACTTCATATTTAGCACTGACCTTCATACTTAACCTGCAATGCTTTGCTGAATGAGAAAGAAATAATTAATCCTAAAACGAGaaataaatgtcataaaatgttGCAGAAAGCATTAAATTTACATATGTCCACACACTAATTCTATATTTGAAAACAAGTTCAATTTTTCTGTTCATTGAAAAtaactttcttttcattttttgcaaGACATTCTTCACAATTGCATgcaggaagcagaaaaaaatcctATTCACAAACTGGATAAGATTCTGATATTGTACATTTGGAATACATGTGAAATTACAAATACAAGtgaaattatatatataaatacaggGCATATGAGACCAGGCCCCACCAAACGAGTGAACAGACATCCCATCGATCAGCATGACAacccactctacctcctgagtcACAGCCACCCCATATGACAGCATCAATACAGGTTGCCATCTCTCAATAATAAAAAGGCCATATTCAAGATAATGTACATAATATCTAATGGCAACATCTGTCTGACTCATTTGTAAGCACAGCCTTTTCACAGTGGACTTGTTGCATTCAAATGATCCAGTTTATGCAAACAGCAGTGAACCATAAGTGTGCTGCCTGCAGGTCTGTGTTCTGCAACaacagctgagaagctgctgaggTCAGCAGACTGAGCCCCACTCCCTTGCACTGCTTCACACTACAAAAGCTGACGACAAACATGATGACTTCTCGCTCCCAGACAGTCCAGTTATTATCTGACCatacaaacagtgtgcagcagagagcaCTTCATCAATTTTTCTAAaaaccacaaacagcacagtTTACTATCAGTGTGTTAACGGAACATGGCAGCACATGGTGTACTAACTTCTACTGAAAACAACTAAAGGTTATTTAAACCAAATTATATGCAAAGAGTAACCATGACTAACAGCCATGTCTTTGTGGTGAACTGGTTGTTATGGTAACAGCCTgaggaaaggaggaagcagCACTTCCTACCTCTGCTTACAGGTACCACGTATGTCATGGTAAAGTGCAGCACACGAGACTGGAGATGGTGCAAAGTTGTGAAAGCTCCATATGGCTTCTTGCTGCACATATGTTACATTTAAACATGTTG
It includes:
- the snx7 gene encoding sorting nexin-7; its protein translation is MSGLTVPADFSEHMLDLDEDDDLEVFSKNTSLADESPMPNSPTSMVNNYRLDEDEEEQQDANTKDLFITIDNPESHVTAIETFIMYRVVTKTTRSEFDSSEYEVRRRYQDFLWLRSRLEENHPTLIVHPLPEKFVMKGMVERFNDDFIETRRKALHRFLNKVSEHPILSYNQYFKVFLTAQDLLSHRKQGPGFLSRMGETVRAVANSVRGLRNRPEEFTLMQEYVEDFSSKICCVDKVTQRIIKEQREYLDELKQYRPTYIQWAGSEEELAEPLKGVASCVERCSKEAEEQIHHLSEVLVPALHEYVLCAETLKAVVRRRDNIQAEFEAKNEALASRKADQEALQDEVDSLADRMELANNALKGDWSRWQNSMRTDLKSAFISTAEKNMEYYEKCLAVWESFLLSQRVEPSEQRDGEGAS